One part of the Campylobacter sp. RM16189 genome encodes these proteins:
- the dnaJ gene encoding molecular chaperone DnaJ, with protein MEINYYEILEISRTSDSETIKKAFRKLALKYHPDRNQGDKEAEEKFKLVNEAYQVLGDEEKRRIYDRYGKAGLEGSAGGFGGGFSADFDLGDIFSSFFGGDFGGDRRRKRSPDKYPLDFEIPVNIEFNEAVFGVEREVKFSIKKPCQSCKGTGSKDGAYKPCPHCGGKGRISQQRGFMSFVQECPYCSGTGEIVKDICGKCEGRGYDEEKQSVTINIPAGVDNGMRMRVAGKGNLSVDGSRGDLYVSISVEPDEHFVRNGNDVYIEIPVFFTQAILGETIKIPTLNGSTELKLPIGTKDKQQFVFENEGIKSVNSRKVGRLIAQISIKSPSKLTDEQIEMLKKLQEGFGIENGKSSADESVFDKVINWFKGDSPQDKNAKK; from the coding sequence TTGGAGATTAATTATTATGAAATTCTAGAGATCAGTAGAACAAGCGACTCCGAAACAATAAAAAAAGCATTTAGAAAACTTGCGCTTAAATATCACCCGGATAGAAATCAGGGAGATAAAGAGGCCGAAGAGAAATTTAAGCTAGTAAATGAGGCTTATCAGGTATTAGGTGATGAAGAAAAGCGTAGAATTTATGATAGATACGGCAAGGCAGGACTTGAGGGTAGTGCCGGAGGATTTGGCGGAGGCTTTAGTGCTGATTTTGATCTAGGAGATATATTTAGCTCGTTTTTTGGCGGTGATTTTGGAGGTGATCGCAGGAGAAAAAGAAGCCCTGATAAGTATCCTCTTGATTTTGAAATCCCTGTAAATATAGAGTTTAACGAGGCTGTTTTTGGAGTAGAAAGGGAAGTAAAATTTAGTATTAAAAAACCTTGTCAAAGTTGCAAAGGCACAGGCTCAAAAGACGGTGCGTATAAGCCTTGTCCTCATTGTGGAGGAAAAGGGCGAATAAGCCAGCAAAGAGGCTTTATGAGCTTTGTTCAAGAGTGTCCATATTGTAGCGGGACCGGCGAAATCGTAAAGGATATTTGCGGTAAATGTGAAGGCAGAGGGTATGATGAGGAGAAGCAAAGCGTCACCATAAATATCCCAGCAGGCGTAGATAACGGTATGAGAATGAGAGTGGCAGGCAAGGGAAACCTCTCTGTGGATGGAAGTAGGGGTGATCTATATGTGAGCATATCGGTTGAGCCTGATGAACATTTTGTCAGAAACGGAAACGATGTCTATATAGAAATTCCTGTATTTTTCACTCAGGCGATTCTTGGAGAAACTATAAAGATACCGACGCTTAACGGATCAACTGAGCTAAAACTGCCAATAGGCACCAAAGATAAGCAACAATTTGTATTTGAAAATGAGGGTATAAAGAGCGTAAATAGTAGAAAAGTAGGGCGATTGATAGCTCAAATTTCGATAAAGTCGCCTAGTAAGCTAACCGATGAGCAAATAGAGATGCTTAAAAAACTTCAAGAAGGCTTTGGTATAGAAAACGGCAAAAGCAGTGCCGATGAGAGCGTATTTGACAAGGTTATAAATTGGTTTAAAGGCGATAGTCCTCAAGATAAAAACGCTAAAAAATAA
- the uvrC gene encoding excinuclease ABC subunit UvrC — MLIDEIRSLPNSPGIYQYFDKFGKLLYVGKAKNLKNRVKSYFSFTPTLAPSLKAGPRIHKMISETAHLEYIITPSEADALILENSFIKQLKPKYNILLRDDKTYPYIYVNLDDEFPRFDITRKIVKGKNIKYFGPYFRGGRELLEALQMSFKLVQSKAALKAKGSYLPYQIGYSEAPLISKISPNEYSKVVNAAILALQNPNSLIANLTNLMTKYAQNENYEQAAKIRDKINAIKDLDTKIEVDLAKLEDFEVFAINSCQNMICAVRFSIQNGKISGVNQNITNLKMNLDNDTNDAYKQIILESFPIDMPVISSKIYTLDKFEDSGLVEEILTARHSKKFSISTPKIGEKKRICDMAGKNAEISIQNYLKTHNNELLKEIKEYFSLTHTPYAVETFDNSHMFGKACVGAMTRFEHGNFIKDKYRHVHLQSKNDYDQMREMLIERALRFDKISAPDLWIIDGGQALLNLANEILKSSGANVDVITISKEKIDSKAHRAKGAAKDKIYTNLGSFLLATNDKKLQFFQRLRDEAHRFAITFHQKTKKREDMEASRLIQAGVSQGSIAKLVKFYGNFENILNANFDEITKITNKSVAEKIELIKNSIKD, encoded by the coding sequence ATGCTAATAGATGAAATTCGCTCACTTCCAAATAGTCCAGGGATCTACCAATATTTTGACAAATTTGGCAAGCTTCTTTATGTGGGCAAAGCAAAAAATTTAAAAAACCGAGTCAAAAGCTATTTTAGCTTCACGCCAACTCTTGCGCCTTCATTAAAAGCGGGTCCTAGAATCCATAAGATGATAAGCGAAACCGCCCATCTTGAGTATATAATAACTCCAAGCGAAGCTGACGCCCTAATCCTTGAAAACTCATTTATAAAGCAGCTTAAGCCAAAATACAATATCTTGTTAAGAGACGATAAGACCTACCCTTATATCTACGTAAATTTAGACGATGAATTTCCAAGATTTGATATCACAAGAAAGATCGTAAAAGGCAAAAATATCAAATATTTTGGACCATATTTTAGAGGAGGGAGGGAGCTTTTGGAGGCTTTGCAAATGAGCTTTAAACTGGTTCAAAGCAAGGCCGCGCTTAAGGCAAAAGGCTCATACTTGCCATATCAGATAGGATATTCAGAGGCTCCGCTTATAAGCAAAATTTCTCCAAATGAATATTCAAAAGTCGTAAATGCTGCAATATTAGCACTACAAAATCCAAATTCCTTAATAGCAAATTTAACAAATCTAATGACAAAATACGCCCAAAACGAAAACTACGAGCAGGCGGCAAAAATCAGAGACAAGATAAATGCCATAAAAGATCTGGATACCAAAATAGAAGTCGATCTGGCCAAACTTGAGGATTTTGAAGTGTTTGCAATAAATTCTTGCCAAAATATGATCTGTGCGGTTAGATTTAGTATTCAAAACGGCAAAATAAGCGGAGTAAATCAAAATATTACAAATTTAAAAATGAATCTTGATAACGATACAAACGATGCCTACAAGCAAATAATCCTAGAGAGCTTTCCTATCGATATGCCGGTAATTAGTTCTAAAATTTACACACTTGATAAATTTGAAGACTCGGGCTTGGTAGAGGAAATTTTAACCGCTAGGCATAGTAAAAAATTTAGCATATCTACACCAAAAATAGGCGAAAAAAAACGAATTTGCGATATGGCAGGAAAAAATGCGGAAATTTCTATACAAAACTATCTAAAAACCCATAATAACGAGCTTTTAAAAGAGATAAAAGAGTATTTTTCGCTTACTCATACTCCATATGCTGTCGAAACCTTTGATAACTCGCATATGTTTGGCAAAGCCTGTGTCGGCGCTATGACAAGGTTTGAGCATGGAAATTTCATCAAAGACAAATACCGCCACGTTCATCTACAAAGCAAAAACGACTACGATCAGATGCGAGAGATGCTCATAGAAAGGGCTCTTAGGTTTGATAAAATTTCCGCTCCCGATCTTTGGATAATAGACGGAGGGCAGGCCTTACTAAATCTGGCTAATGAAATTTTAAAAAGTAGCGGAGCAAACGTAGATGTCATAACAATTTCAAAAGAGAAAATAGACTCCAAAGCCCACCGCGCCAAGGGGGCTGCAAAGGATAAAATTTATACGAATTTAGGCTCATTTTTGCTTGCTACAAATGATAAAAAATTGCAGTTTTTTCAAAGACTTCGCGATGAGGCACACAGATTTGCCATAACGTTTCATCAAAAGACTAAAAAAAGAGAAGATATGGAGGCCTCAAGGCTGATACAAGCCGGAGTTTCTCAAGGAAGCATAGCCAAGCTCGTTAAATTTTATGGAAATTTTGAAAATATACTAAACGCAAATTTTGATGAGATAACTAAAATAACAAACAAAAGCGTTGCGGAAAAAATAGAGTTAATAAAAAATAGTATTAAAGATTAG
- the guaA gene encoding glutamine-hydrolyzing GMP synthase: MTTSDIIVLDFGSQYTQLIARRLREQGVYTEILPFNAKLEDIKAKKPKGIILSGGPASVYASDAYFCDEGVFKLKVPILGICYGMQLIAHVNKAEVALASQKEYGKAELSVIKEHALFTGTPEKQIVWMSHADYVKNIPNGFEALAISENSPYCVFGDDKRKIYALQFHPEVQHSEFGSQILKNFAKYICGCESTWNMGSFAKIQIAKIKEQVGNKKVLCAVSGGVDSSVTAALLANAIPENVILVFVDNGLLRTGEREQVEATFRTRLGVELVSIDASKTFLERLAGVTDPERKRKIIGETFIEIFEKEAKKHDNVKFLAQGTLYTDIIESSVVGAGKTIKSHHNVGGLPDWMSFELIEPLKEIFKDEVRQLGLELGLSRDLVFRHPFPGPGLAIRIMGEVNTPSLELLRKADVILRDELKSTGWYNKTWQAFCVLLNVNSVGVMGDNRTYENAVCIRVVDASDGMTASFSRLPYDLLENISRRIINEVNGINRVVYDISSKPPATIEWE, translated from the coding sequence ATGACTACATCAGATATTATCGTTTTAGACTTCGGTTCTCAATACACTCAGCTGATAGCTCGCAGATTGCGTGAGCAAGGTGTATATACGGAAATTTTGCCATTTAATGCCAAGCTTGAAGATATCAAGGCAAAAAAGCCAAAAGGTATCATTTTAAGCGGTGGTCCCGCAAGTGTATATGCAAGCGATGCTTACTTTTGCGACGAGGGTGTTTTTAAGCTAAAAGTGCCTATTCTTGGCATCTGCTACGGTATGCAGCTGATTGCTCATGTAAATAAGGCGGAGGTTGCTTTAGCTAGTCAAAAGGAGTATGGCAAGGCAGAGCTTAGCGTGATCAAAGAACACGCTTTATTTACCGGAACTCCTGAAAAACAGATAGTATGGATGAGTCATGCTGATTATGTGAAAAATATTCCAAATGGCTTTGAGGCACTTGCTATTAGCGAAAATTCGCCTTATTGCGTATTTGGAGACGATAAACGCAAAATTTATGCACTTCAATTTCATCCAGAGGTGCAACATAGCGAATTTGGCTCACAAATTTTAAAGAATTTCGCTAAATATATCTGCGGTTGTGAAAGTACTTGGAATATGGGAAGTTTTGCTAAAATACAAATCGCAAAGATAAAAGAGCAGGTAGGAAATAAAAAGGTTCTTTGTGCTGTAAGCGGTGGCGTGGATAGCTCTGTAACCGCAGCACTTTTAGCTAATGCGATACCTGAAAATGTAATACTTGTCTTTGTCGATAACGGACTTTTAAGAACTGGCGAAAGAGAGCAAGTGGAAGCCACTTTTAGGACAAGGCTTGGCGTAGAGCTCGTAAGTATCGATGCTAGCAAGACTTTCCTCGAGCGACTCGCAGGTGTCACCGATCCTGAGAGAAAACGCAAAATAATAGGCGAAACTTTCATAGAAATTTTTGAAAAAGAGGCCAAAAAACACGATAATGTAAAATTCTTAGCCCAAGGCACCCTGTATACTGATATTATTGAAAGTTCTGTCGTTGGTGCCGGTAAAACTATAAAAAGTCATCATAATGTGGGAGGCTTGCCTGATTGGATGAGCTTTGAGCTAATTGAGCCTTTAAAAGAAATTTTTAAAGATGAGGTGCGCCAACTTGGGCTTGAACTTGGTTTATCTCGTGATCTTGTCTTCCGTCATCCATTCCCTGGTCCTGGACTTGCCATACGTATAATGGGAGAGGTAAATACGCCTAGCCTTGAGCTTCTTCGCAAGGCTGACGTAATACTTCGTGACGAGCTTAAATCAACAGGTTGGTATAACAAGACTTGGCAAGCGTTCTGCGTACTTCTAAATGTAAATTCAGTCGGCGTAATGGGTGACAACCGCACCTATGAAAATGCTGTTTGTATCCGCGTGGTAGATGCAAGTGACGGCATGACGGCTAGCTTTTCAAGACTTCCTTATGATCTGCTTGAAAATATCTCTCGCCGCATTATTAACGAAGTTAACGGTATAAACCGCGTAGTTTATGATATCAGCTCTAAACCGCCTGCAACGATTGAATGGGAGTAG
- the recR gene encoding recombination mediator RecR, which translates to MRKGLEKFNELIAAFEKLPGVGKKSAQRFAYHVCLGDSLGGLKLAQSIEDAVRFTKKCQICGGLSEDEICDICSDETRDRALLAVVENPKDILILEQNGIYSGLYFVLEELTPKIIEDLKNCIIKNGTEEIIFALTPNINSDALIIFIEDQLKNLDLKFSKIAQGVPTGVSLENIDLLSLMKAIESRTKI; encoded by the coding sequence TTGAGAAAAGGACTTGAGAAATTTAACGAGCTTATAGCAGCCTTTGAAAAGCTTCCAGGAGTTGGCAAAAAATCAGCCCAAAGATTTGCATATCATGTCTGCTTGGGCGATAGTTTAGGAGGACTTAAACTGGCTCAAAGCATAGAAGATGCGGTTAGATTTACTAAGAAATGTCAAATTTGTGGCGGACTTAGCGAAGATGAAATTTGTGATATTTGCAGCGACGAAACGAGAGATAGAGCGTTACTAGCAGTGGTAGAAAATCCAAAAGACATCTTAATACTTGAACAAAATGGAATCTATTCAGGGCTTTACTTCGTGCTTGAAGAGCTTACTCCAAAAATCATAGAAGATTTAAAAAACTGCATTATTAAAAACGGCACAGAAGAGATTATATTCGCATTAACTCCAAATATAAACAGCGATGCGTTGATAATTTTCATAGAGGATCAACTTAAAAATTTAGACCTAAAATTTAGCAAGATCGCTCAAGGAGTCCCTACCGGAGTAAGTTTAGAAAATATCGATCTACTCTCGCTTATGAAAGCTATTGAGAGTAGAACGAAAATATAA
- a CDS encoding response regulator transcription factor, which translates to MINVLMIEDDPEFAQILSEYLDNFNIKVTNYEDPYLGLSAGIKNYDLLILDLTLPGIDGLEVCKEIREKYDIPIIISSARSDISDKVVGLQIGADDYLPKPYDPKEMHARIMSLIRRYKKSHENVEEVVDSAFRIDEKRHEIYYNNEALTLTPAEYEILTYLIKQHSFSVSREQLVYNCKSLKDKDSKSLDVIIGRLRTKIGDNSKNPRHIFSVRGIGYKLIG; encoded by the coding sequence ATGATTAACGTTTTGATGATCGAAGACGATCCAGAATTTGCTCAAATTCTATCAGAATACTTAGATAATTTTAATATAAAAGTCACCAACTACGAAGATCCTTACCTTGGACTAAGCGCAGGCATTAAAAATTATGATTTACTAATTTTAGATCTTACGCTACCTGGCATAGACGGACTTGAGGTATGCAAAGAGATTCGCGAAAAATACGATATACCTATTATTATTTCATCGGCCAGAAGCGATATAAGCGATAAGGTCGTAGGACTTCAAATAGGGGCTGACGACTATCTTCCAAAGCCTTACGATCCAAAAGAGATGCACGCCAGAATAATGAGTCTAATTAGAAGATATAAAAAATCTCACGAAAACGTAGAAGAGGTTGTGGATTCGGCCTTTAGAATAGATGAAAAAAGACATGAAATTTATTACAATAACGAGGCATTAACACTAACTCCTGCCGAATATGAAATTTTAACCTATCTCATCAAGCAACATAGCTTCTCGGTATCAAGAGAGCAACTTGTCTATAATTGCAAAAGCTTAAAAGACAAGGATTCAAAGAGCTTAGATGTAATAATAGGAAGACTTAGAACCAAAATAGGAGATAACTCAAAAAATCCAAGGCACATATTCTCGGTTCGCGGTATAGGCTATAAGCTAATAGGATGA
- the pyk gene encoding pyruvate kinase: MIKKTKILATIGPASEGEEIIENLVKAGVNAFRLNFSHGTHDYHKANIEKIRRVEEKLNYRVGIFQDICGPKIRIGKLDKPFELKSGDIIEVHSGEIIGGQISPNRYKLSINQPQILPMLKEGEYIYLYDGSIRTKVIKSGNDAVEAVVENDGFLNSNKGVNFPNTKINIDVITEKDLKDMEFGAKNGVNFVAISFVQNANDILKAREILKSFGSKAKIYAKIEKFDAVENIDEIIRVSDGIMVARGDLGIEVPYYRVPTIQKLIIKKANEASKPVITATQMMLSMAEHETATRAEISDVANAVLDGTDAVMLSEESAIGKNPVAVVEAMRNTIVQVQQIYPFNKFDQFGYFDETDMVASSTTRLASQLKVDAILSVTGSGKSAIKMARYRPNIDIIAITHDEETAHSLTLAWGVMPAFTVKLEMLNMIIANTTKKAHKLGYIDHDKTYIMTAGYPAGIEGSTNMIRILKRDQIDYYLNIADDNS; encoded by the coding sequence ATGATAAAAAAGACAAAAATTTTAGCCACTATAGGTCCTGCAAGCGAAGGTGAAGAGATAATCGAAAATCTAGTTAAAGCTGGCGTAAATGCCTTTAGACTAAATTTTAGCCACGGCACACACGATTATCATAAGGCAAACATAGAAAAAATAAGAAGAGTCGAAGAGAAGCTAAACTACAGGGTAGGCATTTTTCAGGATATCTGTGGTCCAAAAATAAGAATAGGCAAGCTAGATAAACCCTTTGAGCTTAAATCAGGAGATATTATAGAGGTTCACTCCGGCGAAATAATAGGTGGGCAAATTTCACCAAATCGCTACAAACTTAGCATAAATCAGCCTCAAATTCTGCCTATGCTAAAAGAGGGTGAATATATCTATCTATATGACGGATCGATACGTACAAAGGTTATTAAAAGCGGAAATGATGCGGTTGAAGCGGTTGTTGAAAATGATGGTTTTTTAAACTCAAACAAGGGAGTAAATTTCCCAAATACAAAGATCAATATTGATGTAATCACAGAAAAAGACCTAAAAGATATGGAATTTGGAGCCAAAAACGGAGTAAATTTCGTAGCAATCTCATTTGTGCAAAACGCCAATGATATTTTAAAGGCGAGAGAAATTTTAAAATCATTCGGCTCAAAAGCTAAAATTTATGCCAAGATAGAGAAATTTGATGCTGTTGAAAACATTGATGAGATTATAAGAGTAAGCGACGGTATAATGGTAGCTCGAGGGGACTTGGGCATAGAAGTGCCTTATTACAGAGTTCCTACAATTCAAAAGCTAATTATAAAAAAAGCGAATGAAGCTTCAAAGCCGGTCATAACGGCAACACAAATGATGCTAAGTATGGCAGAACACGAAACTGCAACAAGAGCTGAGATAAGCGACGTAGCAAATGCCGTCTTAGATGGAACAGATGCTGTAATGTTAAGTGAAGAGAGCGCTATAGGCAAAAATCCTGTCGCGGTCGTAGAGGCGATGAGAAATACGATAGTGCAGGTTCAGCAAATTTATCCTTTTAACAAATTTGATCAATTTGGCTACTTCGACGAGACAGATATGGTGGCTTCAAGCACCACTCGCCTTGCTTCGCAATTAAAAGTTGATGCGATATTATCCGTAACCGGATCTGGAAAATCGGCTATAAAAATGGCAAGATATAGACCAAACATTGATATTATAGCAATTACTCACGATGAAGAGACTGCACACTCACTCACTCTTGCATGGGGGGTAATGCCGGCCTTTACGGTTAAGCTTGAGATGCTAAACATGATAATCGCAAATACGACAAAAAAAGCTCACAAACTAGGATATATAGATCACGATAAAACCTATATAATGACTGCCGGATACCCTGCCGGAATAGAGGGTAGCACAAATATGATACGTATCTTGAAGCGCGACCAGATAGACTACTATCTAAATATAGCCGACGATAATAGCTAA
- a CDS encoding ArsS family sensor histidine kinase produces the protein MRYSITTKITVVFAIAFSLVCMLLFTFGNIQLNNMLEKVKDKQVSAINYLITLYEKSNPPSDLSHYFKNFGLSYIDNKNLVTEIVNNGHPVFAKQTPLGLIQSIHYRDNLFLQIKNPAFQILLESNDAKNINDPLWIGFFITVTLLVSLYISVINSLAPLKKLSKDIRKFASGNMEVEISAKTAQSDDEISRVAIEFDNAAAKIRELIKSRQLFLRTIMHELKTPIGKGRIVAEMVQNETQKNRLITIFEKLDMLINEFAKIEQLLSKSYALNYQECFFSIIMEQVRDMLMLDKFEERVICDFNDDMLLRVDFQLFALAVKNLVDNALKYADDKKAQVICTKNEIYIKNLGKPLEKPIEYYMQAFIREKNSKSAGMGLGLYIIDHICQMHKFNLSYSYEDGYHIFCINTKPKVAA, from the coding sequence ATAAGATACTCTATCACCACTAAGATAACCGTAGTATTTGCGATCGCGTTTTCGCTTGTTTGTATGTTGCTATTTACATTTGGCAACATACAGCTTAATAATATGCTAGAAAAGGTCAAAGACAAGCAAGTAAGCGCAATAAATTACCTTATTACGCTATATGAAAAATCAAATCCACCAAGCGATTTATCGCACTATTTTAAAAATTTTGGACTATCTTACATAGATAATAAAAATTTAGTCACAGAGATAGTAAATAACGGACATCCGGTATTTGCTAAACAAACTCCTTTAGGGCTTATACAGTCAATTCACTACAGAGATAATCTATTTTTACAGATAAAAAATCCGGCATTTCAAATTTTGCTTGAAAGCAACGATGCAAAAAACATAAACGATCCGCTTTGGATAGGATTTTTTATTACGGTGACATTGCTTGTATCACTCTATATCTCTGTTATAAACTCTCTTGCTCCGCTTAAAAAGCTAAGTAAAGATATACGTAAATTTGCTAGCGGAAATATGGAGGTCGAAATATCAGCAAAGACTGCGCAGTCTGATGATGAAATTTCTCGTGTAGCAATTGAATTTGATAATGCAGCAGCCAAGATAAGAGAGCTTATAAAATCTAGGCAATTATTTTTACGAACAATAATGCACGAACTAAAAACTCCTATAGGCAAAGGTAGAATAGTGGCCGAAATGGTGCAAAACGAAACTCAAAAAAATCGTCTTATAACTATCTTTGAAAAGCTTGACATGCTAATAAACGAATTTGCAAAGATAGAGCAACTACTATCAAAAAGCTATGCCTTAAACTATCAAGAGTGCTTCTTTTCCATAATAATGGAACAAGTTAGAGATATGCTTATGCTTGATAAATTTGAAGAGAGAGTTATTTGTGACTTTAATGACGATATGCTTTTGAGAGTTGATTTTCAGCTATTTGCTTTGGCGGTTAAAAATTTGGTAGATAACGCCCTAAAATATGCTGATGATAAAAAAGCCCAGGTAATCTGCACTAAAAATGAAATTTATATTAAAAATTTAGGCAAGCCTCTTGAAAAACCTATAGAATACTATATGCAGGCCTTTATAAGAGAGAAAAATAGCAAGAGTGCAGGGATGGGGCTTGGACTTTATATCATAGATCATATATGTCAAATGCACAAATTTAACTTATCTTATTCTTATGAAGATGGATATCATATATTTTGCATCAATACAAAACCCAAGGTAGCCGCTTGA
- the dctP gene encoding TRAP transporter substrate-binding protein DctP: MRKILAILMAMLVSTFAFANDGKKHKLKLASTWEGTTPVLGDAVKNFKTYVEDMSGGRIEIRIDYPSKHKSSFGILDFVKSGQYDLGYTASYYYKGKDPKTMFFTALPFGMTPAELHAWYEFGGGKELEAKVYDKHNIKVFSAGDTGTQMGGWFKKEIKSVDDLKGLKVRIPGFGGEVMAKIGSIINTIPTGELYMALEMGTIDAVEWVSPAFDMGLGFHKVAKYYYTGWQEPSAQTQFFVNKKVYEKLPNDLKAIIETASSRVASELYAKAYFDNINFWSKMKSEFPGIEIKSFPDDVMAALKNAANEILDQEAAKDPLFKEILDSQRSFLAKAREWTKISEFAYIQKASK; the protein is encoded by the coding sequence ATGAGAAAAATTTTGGCTATTTTAATGGCTATGTTGGTTTCTACATTTGCGTTTGCTAATGATGGCAAGAAGCACAAACTAAAGCTTGCAAGCACATGGGAGGGCACAACACCTGTTTTAGGTGATGCCGTAAAGAATTTTAAAACATATGTTGAGGATATGTCAGGTGGCAGGATAGAGATTAGAATTGACTATCCGTCTAAACATAAGTCATCTTTTGGTATTCTTGATTTTGTAAAAAGCGGTCAATATGATCTTGGCTATACGGCATCTTATTACTATAAGGGAAAAGATCCTAAGACTATGTTTTTTACGGCTCTACCTTTTGGTATGACTCCTGCAGAACTTCATGCTTGGTATGAATTTGGCGGCGGTAAAGAGCTTGAGGCAAAAGTTTACGATAAGCACAATATTAAAGTATTTAGTGCAGGCGACACTGGTACTCAAATGGGCGGTTGGTTTAAAAAAGAGATAAAAAGCGTAGATGACCTAAAAGGTCTTAAGGTCAGAATTCCCGGCTTTGGCGGTGAGGTAATGGCTAAAATCGGCTCTATTATCAATACTATTCCTACAGGCGAGTTATATATGGCTCTTGAGATGGGGACTATAGATGCTGTAGAGTGGGTAAGTCCTGCGTTTGATATGGGTCTTGGATTTCACAAAGTGGCTAAATATTACTATACAGGCTGGCAAGAGCCAAGTGCGCAAACTCAATTTTTTGTAAATAAAAAAGTTTACGAGAAACTTCCTAACGATCTAAAAGCTATTATCGAAACTGCTTCTAGCAGAGTCGCAAGCGAGCTTTATGCAAAAGCTTATTTTGATAATATCAACTTTTGGAGCAAGATGAAATCAGAATTTCCTGGAATAGAGATTAAATCCTTCCCGGATGATGTTATGGCTGCTCTTAAAAATGCCGCAAATGAAATTTTGGATCAAGAGGCTGCTAAAGATCCGTTATTTAAAGAGATTTTAGACTCTCAAAGATCGTTTTTAGCAAAAGCTAGAGAGTGGACTAAGATATCTGAATTTGCCTATATTCAAAAGGCTTCTAAATAA
- a CDS encoding shikimate dehydrogenase → MQFFAVFGNPIKHSISPRLHNLALQRMGLNGFYTRVLLEDGNSLVAKFKSLKLSGANITIPHKEIVLNQCDAVEENALKIGSINTIVLKNDQIYGYNTDASGFMRSIEKFGSIKTALVLGAGGTARAIAHALKNSGANVTILNRSKSRLENFSEFKNFTWDTFAGSEFQLVVNTTPAGLNDDSLPAPIEILEPLLKRAKFAFDVIYNKPTSFLNLAIANGIICKNGSDMLLHQAVLALNLFYSNSLDEKVIENHMREAFSL, encoded by the coding sequence ATGCAATTTTTTGCAGTTTTTGGAAATCCGATAAAGCACTCAATCTCTCCAAGGCTTCACAATTTAGCCTTGCAGAGAATGGGTCTTAACGGATTTTATACTAGGGTTTTGCTTGAAGACGGCAATAGTTTGGTTGCTAAATTTAAAAGTCTTAAATTAAGTGGCGCAAACATCACGATTCCGCATAAAGAGATAGTTTTAAATCAATGCGATGCGGTAGAAGAAAATGCTCTAAAAATAGGCTCCATTAATACCATTGTGCTTAAAAACGATCAAATTTATGGCTACAATACCGATGCTTCTGGATTTATGCGCTCTATTGAAAAATTTGGTAGCATTAAAACCGCTCTTGTCTTGGGTGCAGGAGGAACAGCAAGAGCCATAGCTCATGCACTTAAAAATTCTGGAGCCAATGTTACTATCCTAAATAGAAGTAAGTCAAGGCTTGAAAATTTCAGCGAATTTAAAAATTTTACATGGGATACATTTGCGGGCAGTGAATTTCAGCTGGTTGTAAACACAACTCCTGCGGGCTTAAATGATGATAGTTTACCTGCTCCGATTGAAATTTTAGAGCCTTTATTAAAGAGGGCGAAATTTGCTTTTGATGTAATATATAATAAGCCTACCTCATTTTTAAATTTGGCTATTGCAAATGGAATTATTTGCAAAAACGGTTCTGATATGTTGCTTCATCAGGCTGTTTTGGCTCTAAATTTATTTTATTCCAACTCCCTTGATGAAAAAGTTATAGAAAATCACATGAGAGAGGCTTTTAGTCTTTAA